From the genome of Vicia villosa cultivar HV-30 ecotype Madison, WI linkage group LG2, Vvil1.0, whole genome shotgun sequence, one region includes:
- the LOC131646662 gene encoding large ribosomal subunit protein eL13z: protein MVKHNNVIPNEHFRKHWQNYVKTWFNQPARKTRRRLARQKKAVKIFPRPTAGPLRPIVHGQTQKYNMKLRAGKGFSLEELKAAGVPKKLARTIGISVDHRRRNRSLEGLQANVQRLKTYKAKLVVFPRRARKVKAGDSTPEELANATQVQGSYLPIVREKPAVELVKITDEMKAFKAYYKLRLERTNKRHLGARLKRAAEAEKEEKK from the exons ATGGTGAAGCATAACAATGTTATCCCTAATGAACACTTCCGTAAGCACTGGCAAAACTATGTGAAGACATGGTTTAATCAACCAGCAAGGAAGACAAGAAGAAGATTGG CTCGTCAGAAGAAAGCTGTTAAGATTTTCCCCAGGCCTACTGCTGGACCTCTCAGGCCTATTGTTCATGGACAAACTCAGAAATATAACATGAAACTTAGGGCTGGTAAAGGATTTTCTCTTGAGGAGTTGAAG GCTGCTGGCGTTCCCAAGAAGCTTGCCCGAACCATTGGCATTTCTGTTGATCATCGCCGCAGGAACCGATCCTTGGAGGGTCTGCAAGCCAATGTGCAGAGGCTGAAAACGTACAAGGCTAAGTTGGTCGTCTTCCCAAGACGTGCACGCAAGGTCAAG GCTGGTGATTCTACTCCTGAGGAGCTTGCGAATGCCACACAGGTTCAAGGTTCATACTTGCCCATTGTTAGGGAGAAGCCAGCTGTAGAACTGGTCAAGATTACAGATGAAATGAAGGCATTTAAAGCTTATTACAAGCTTCGCCTTGAAAGAACAAACAAACGCCATCTTGGTGCCAGACTGAAAAGGGCTGCTGAggcagagaaagaagagaagaagtga